Proteins encoded by one window of Flagellimonas lutaonensis:
- the ribH gene encoding 6,7-dimethyl-8-ribityllumazine synthase — MATEGKNLSAYDKGQLPDASKLRIGLVVSEWNEEITEGLYRGANETLMDCGVLPDNILRWNVPGSFELTYGCKKLLQTQKVDAVIAIGSVIRGETSHFDFVCHATSQGIKDLNLQFDTPVIFCVLTDDTKQQAIDRSGGKHGNKGSEAAVAAIKMATLG; from the coding sequence ATGGCCACTGAAGGCAAGAACTTATCAGCGTACGACAAAGGGCAGCTCCCCGATGCCTCGAAGCTCCGCATCGGCCTAGTGGTATCAGAATGGAACGAAGAAATCACGGAAGGCCTTTATCGCGGCGCCAATGAAACCCTCATGGATTGCGGAGTGCTGCCAGACAATATCCTTAGATGGAACGTACCCGGCAGTTTTGAGCTCACCTACGGTTGCAAAAAGCTGTTGCAAACACAGAAAGTGGATGCGGTGATTGCCATCGGGAGCGTAATTCGTGGTGAAACCAGTCATTTTGATTTTGTGTGCCACGCCACGTCACAGGGCATCAAAGACCTCAACCTGCAATTCGACACCCCGGTCATTTTCTGCGTACTTACCGATGATACCAAGCAGCAGGCCATAGACCGTAGTGGTGGCAAGCATGGCAACAAGGGGTCAGAGGCAGCGGTGGCGGCCATTAAGATGGCAACCCTTGGTTAA
- a CDS encoding tetratricopeptide repeat protein, which translates to MATYKKRGFKPKNKQEEAEIQHKDSTTAEVFSTLDESASKTEAWVSKNQNYILGGIIVIALGVLGYLVYGRYIQQPKEATAANELYYPQQYFDQALGNEVAKDSLLDLALNGAEGKFGFLDIIEEYKGTKAANLAHYSAGMAYLQKQQYQEAIDHLEDFESDDDILGAMAKGAIGDAFAQLNQPNEALEYYEKAFGHSTNDYTTPMYLYKAGVTALDLGQKDKALTFFKRIKEEFSKSQEATNIDVLIGLAEN; encoded by the coding sequence ATGGCTACATACAAGAAGCGGGGCTTTAAACCAAAGAATAAGCAAGAAGAGGCTGAAATTCAGCATAAAGACAGTACGACGGCGGAGGTATTCAGCACCTTGGATGAGAGCGCTTCCAAAACAGAGGCTTGGGTTTCCAAAAACCAGAACTACATTCTTGGGGGCATCATCGTAATTGCCTTGGGTGTATTGGGTTACCTGGTCTACGGGCGGTATATACAACAGCCCAAAGAAGCCACTGCGGCGAATGAACTGTATTATCCACAGCAGTATTTTGACCAAGCTTTGGGCAACGAGGTGGCCAAAGATTCCCTTTTGGACTTGGCCTTGAATGGTGCCGAGGGCAAGTTTGGTTTTCTGGATATTATCGAAGAATACAAAGGTACCAAGGCGGCCAATCTGGCGCATTACTCGGCTGGTATGGCCTATCTGCAAAAACAGCAGTACCAAGAGGCCATTGACCATTTAGAGGATTTTGAATCTGACGATGACATTTTGGGAGCAATGGCCAAGGGTGCCATCGGCGATGCCTTTGCACAATTGAACCAGCCCAATGAGGCTTTGGAGTACTACGAAAAGGCCTTTGGCCACAGTACCAACGACTATACCACCCCCATGTATCTATACAAGGCCGGTGTCACGGCCTTGGATTTGGGACAAAAAGACAAGGCACTTACTTTTTTCAAAAGGATAAAGGAAGAGTTTTCAAAGTCACAAGAGGCCACCAATATCGATGTCCTCATAGGATTGGCCGAAAACTAA
- the recF gene encoding DNA replication/repair protein RecF (All proteins in this family for which functions are known are DNA-binding proteins that assist the filamentation of RecA onto DNA for the initiation of recombination or recombinational repair.), which produces MFLKHLSLVNYKNFSSADFEFKPTINCLVGENGVGKTNILDAIYHLSFGKSYFNPISTQNVKHGQEFFVVEGLFEKNGREEKVVCSFKKGLKKIIKRNGKPYERFSEHIGFLPLVIISPADRDLIIEGSETRRKFIDGVISQSDKTYLQTLLKYNKTLAQRNSLLKYFALNRTYDAKTLSVYNEQLSQFGQEIFDKRRNFLERFIPIFERQYRNISDKDEAISLSYESQLFEDGLLPLLEGALEKDRALQYTSVGIHKDDLGFTIAGLPIKKFGSQGQQKSFLIALKLAQFNFIKQQAGTEPILLLDDIFDKLDEKRVAHIVGLVNDDNFGQLFISDTHAERTEKVVKTIHQDYKIFNLNQP; this is translated from the coding sequence ATGTTTTTAAAGCATTTATCCTTAGTCAATTACAAAAATTTTTCTTCGGCCGATTTCGAATTTAAACCTACCATCAACTGTCTGGTGGGCGAGAACGGCGTCGGAAAGACCAATATTCTCGACGCTATTTATCACCTTTCATTCGGCAAAAGTTATTTTAATCCCATATCGACACAGAATGTCAAGCACGGTCAGGAGTTTTTTGTGGTAGAGGGCCTCTTCGAAAAGAATGGCCGCGAAGAAAAAGTGGTCTGTAGTTTTAAAAAAGGACTCAAGAAAATTATCAAGCGAAACGGAAAGCCCTATGAACGCTTCTCAGAGCACATTGGTTTCTTGCCCTTGGTGATCATCTCGCCCGCAGACCGTGATCTAATTATAGAAGGAAGCGAGACCCGAAGAAAATTTATCGATGGGGTCATTTCGCAGTCTGACAAAACCTACCTGCAGACTTTGCTCAAGTACAACAAGACCTTGGCTCAACGAAATTCATTGTTGAAATACTTTGCCCTGAACCGTACGTACGATGCCAAGACCTTGTCGGTCTATAACGAGCAGCTGTCACAGTTCGGACAAGAGATTTTTGATAAAAGAAGAAACTTTCTTGAGCGTTTCATCCCCATCTTTGAACGGCAGTATCGCAACATATCTGATAAGGACGAGGCCATTTCACTGAGCTACGAAAGCCAGTTGTTCGAAGATGGTCTGCTCCCTTTACTCGAAGGCGCACTCGAAAAAGACAGGGCACTGCAATATACATCGGTGGGCATTCACAAAGATGATCTAGGCTTTACCATTGCCGGTCTCCCCATTAAAAAATTTGGCAGCCAGGGACAGCAAAAATCTTTTTTGATCGCCTTAAAATTGGCGCAATTCAACTTTATCAAACAGCAAGCGGGCACCGAGCCCATTCTATTGCTTGATGATATCTTTGACAAATTGGACGAGAAAAGGGTGGCGCATATCGTTGGGTTGGTCAACGACGATAATTTCGGACAGCTATTTATAAGCGACACCCATGCCGAACGTACCGAAAAAGTAGTTAAAACAATCCATCAAGACTATAAAATCTTTAACTTGAACCAACCTTGA
- a CDS encoding lipocalin family protein, with product MRSLLVVVFICVLGCRPTVSESDLPLLNGYWEIEKVVFSDGNTKQYQSSTTIDYIELEGRKGFRKKVYPKLDGSFEVTNDAEFFTLKVSEKGFVFDYDTGLSEWQEELTQLSSDHFSVVNEDGVTYKYKRFDPINITR from the coding sequence ATGCGATCATTGCTAGTAGTAGTTTTTATTTGTGTGTTGGGATGCCGGCCCACGGTTTCAGAGAGCGACCTCCCGTTGTTGAACGGCTACTGGGAAATTGAGAAAGTGGTCTTTTCTGATGGAAATACCAAACAGTACCAATCTAGCACCACAATCGATTATATTGAGTTGGAAGGAAGAAAAGGTTTTCGAAAAAAAGTCTATCCGAAACTCGATGGAAGCTTTGAAGTTACAAACGATGCAGAATTCTTCACCTTGAAGGTCTCTGAAAAGGGCTTTGTGTTCGACTACGATACAGGGTTGAGCGAATGGCAAGAAGAATTGACCCAGCTTTCAAGTGACCATTTTTCAGTGGTCAATGAAGACGGGGTCACTTACAAGTATAAACGTTTTGACCCCATAAACATAACTAGGTAA
- a CDS encoding DUF721 domain-containing protein — protein MPKRHSEHLSLGDALKEFISENKLQKGIDKVDVRTAWTNLMGNGVNNYTTAVDLVNDTLYVSLSSSVLRQELSLGKSKIIAMLNEELGKDLIKKLVLR, from the coding sequence ATGCCAAAGAGACACAGCGAGCACCTAAGTTTGGGCGATGCCTTGAAAGAGTTCATTTCAGAGAACAAATTGCAGAAGGGAATCGACAAGGTCGATGTACGCACCGCGTGGACCAATCTGATGGGGAATGGGGTGAACAACTATACCACTGCGGTTGATTTGGTCAACGACACCCTGTATGTTTCGCTCTCTTCCTCCGTGCTACGACAAGAGCTGAGCCTTGGCAAATCGAAGATCATCGCCATGCTCAACGAAGAATTGGGCAAAGATTTGATCAAAAAACTGGTCTTGCGCTAA
- a CDS encoding nucleoside-diphosphate kinase, producing MSGNRTFTMIKPDAVENGHIGAILEKITAAGFKIVAMKYTQLSKRDAEQFYAIHKERPFFDELVAFMTRGPIVAAILEKDNAVDDFRALIGATNPAEAAEGTIRKLYAKDIGENAIHGSDSDENAAIESAFHFAGREIF from the coding sequence ATGTCAGGAAACCGAACATTTACCATGATAAAGCCAGATGCTGTTGAGAACGGTCATATTGGCGCCATTTTAGAAAAGATTACGGCAGCAGGCTTTAAGATTGTGGCCATGAAGTACACCCAATTGAGCAAAAGGGATGCCGAGCAGTTTTATGCCATTCATAAAGAGCGGCCCTTTTTTGATGAGCTGGTAGCCTTTATGACCCGCGGGCCCATTGTGGCGGCCATTCTCGAAAAAGACAATGCCGTTGACGATTTCAGGGCATTGATCGGGGCGACCAATCCTGCTGAGGCAGCTGAGGGCACCATCAGAAAGCTGTATGCGAAAGATATTGGCGAAAATGCCATTCATGGTTCAGACAGTGATGAAAACGCCGCTATTGAAAGTGCTTTCCATTTTGCCGGAAGAGAGATTTTCTAA
- a CDS encoding alkaline phosphatase D family protein, which translates to MRTIFQISLLFFLLFGCKSARDLVEAPATSPSKKPATFVITFGSCNKHDAENPYWDDILDARPDVWIWGGDNIYADTDDMAKMRAMYEAQRKVDGYAKLTKKVEVIGTWDDHDYGLNDGGAEFVKKRESQQIFLDFMGVADTSTRRNRDGVYAAHQYKVGHKTVKILVLDTRFFRSELTKDPTPDRRYRPSAYGEGTVLGEAQWQWLESELRNSNADFNILVTSIQFLSSEHGFEKWANFPHEVDRMKKLIVDSKAQGVLFLSGDRHISEFSKMNLGGLSYPLIDFTSSGLTHSYADFSGEPNSLRVGEVVSQTSFGLVTLDLENHSAFFQIMGENGTVLQALSQQY; encoded by the coding sequence ATGAGAACTATCTTTCAAATTTCGCTTCTGTTTTTCTTGCTCTTTGGCTGTAAATCTGCCCGTGATTTGGTTGAAGCCCCAGCAACAAGCCCTTCAAAAAAACCAGCAACCTTTGTAATTACCTTTGGCTCCTGCAACAAGCATGATGCCGAAAACCCGTACTGGGACGATATTCTCGATGCACGGCCCGATGTATGGATATGGGGTGGCGATAATATCTATGCCGATACCGATGATATGGCAAAAATGAGGGCCATGTACGAAGCCCAGAGAAAGGTGGACGGCTATGCGAAGCTCACCAAAAAGGTGGAGGTCATCGGCACGTGGGACGACCATGATTATGGCCTGAACGACGGAGGGGCCGAGTTTGTAAAAAAAAGAGAGAGCCAACAGATTTTTCTTGATTTTATGGGAGTCGCCGATACGAGTACGCGGAGAAACCGAGACGGTGTATATGCCGCACACCAATATAAAGTAGGCCATAAGACGGTGAAGATCTTGGTACTCGACACCCGTTTTTTCAGGTCAGAATTGACGAAAGACCCAACGCCCGACCGAAGATATAGACCCAGTGCATATGGCGAGGGCACTGTTTTGGGCGAGGCACAGTGGCAATGGCTTGAGAGCGAACTCAGAAATTCCAATGCCGATTTCAACATACTGGTGACCAGTATCCAGTTTTTGTCAAGCGAGCATGGTTTTGAGAAATGGGCAAACTTTCCACATGAGGTCGACCGTATGAAAAAATTGATTGTAGATTCCAAGGCCCAAGGGGTTCTTTTTCTTTCAGGTGACCGCCATATCTCGGAGTTTTCAAAAATGAACCTTGGGGGATTGTCATATCCACTGATCGATTTTACCAGTAGCGGCCTTACCCATTCTTACGCCGATTTTTCAGGAGAGCCGAATTCCCTTAGGGTGGGCGAGGTGGTCTCGCAAACCAGTTTCGGGCTCGTAACCCTCGATTTGGAAAACCATAGCGCTTTCTTTCAGATAATGGGGGAAAACGGAACCGTCTTACAGGCCCTTTCGCAACAGTATTGA
- a CDS encoding DHH family phosphoesterase, which produces MNVEDISTVRSLLSKAQNIVVVPHKNPDGDAIGSCLGLYHFLKQKGLQVQVVAPNDYPRFLKWMPGNDTILNFEKENSQAVEALQKADLIFTLDFNHFSRTGQMENILKVSKADFIMIDHHQEPSGYARVTYSDVSMSSTCEMVYNFIEKIDHTAAITKDMATCLYTGIMTDTGSFKFSSTTSRTHRVVADLIDKGADNMLIHQKVFDTNSASRLHLLGVALKNMVILEEFHTAYTTLSQNELDAHDYKKGDTEGFVNYGLTIEGIKFAVIFIENREEEIIKISFRSVGSFSVNEFARTHFGGGGHTNAAGGKSELSMDETVSRFMALLPKYKKQLAV; this is translated from the coding sequence ATGAATGTGGAGGATATCTCGACCGTACGGTCACTACTTTCCAAAGCCCAGAATATTGTTGTTGTGCCCCACAAAAACCCTGATGGTGACGCCATTGGGTCATGTCTGGGGCTCTATCATTTTCTAAAGCAAAAAGGACTACAGGTACAGGTAGTAGCACCCAACGATTACCCCCGTTTTTTAAAGTGGATGCCCGGTAATGATACCATTTTGAACTTCGAAAAAGAAAATTCACAGGCGGTCGAAGCCCTTCAAAAGGCCGACTTGATTTTCACGTTGGATTTCAACCATTTTTCAAGAACGGGGCAAATGGAAAATATTTTAAAGGTGTCCAAAGCCGATTTCATAATGATCGATCACCACCAAGAGCCCTCGGGGTATGCCAGGGTAACCTATTCAGATGTGTCGATGAGCTCTACCTGCGAAATGGTCTATAACTTTATTGAAAAAATAGACCATACCGCTGCCATCACAAAAGACATGGCCACATGTCTGTACACCGGCATTATGACCGATACGGGCTCGTTCAAGTTCTCGAGCACCACGAGCCGTACACACCGTGTGGTGGCCGACCTGATCGATAAGGGCGCAGACAATATGCTGATACACCAAAAGGTTTTTGACACCAATTCAGCCAGCCGTCTGCACTTATTGGGGGTGGCCCTTAAAAACATGGTGATCCTTGAAGAATTCCACACCGCCTATACCACCCTTTCGCAGAACGAACTGGATGCCCATGACTACAAAAAAGGTGATACCGAGGGTTTTGTGAACTATGGGCTTACCATAGAGGGAATTAAATTTGCGGTAATCTTCATTGAGAACAGGGAGGAAGAAATTATAAAGATATCGTTTCGGTCGGTCGGCAGTTTCTCGGTCAACGAATTCGCCCGAACGCACTTCGGCGGTGGTGGGCACACCAATGCCGCCGGCGGAAAAAGCGAATTGTCCATGGATGAAACGGTCAGCCGTTTTATGGCACTCCTTCCGAAATACAAAAAACAACTGGCCGTATGA
- the gldI gene encoding gliding motility-associated peptidyl-prolyl isomerase GldI, which yields MKKLLPILMIATIFACKEPEPRRPVQVKSGSFLKETVERNKQILAAEEALIANIIAKDTANQYRESASGFWYYYEKQNDTSAYTPRPKDGVLLSYNVLTLANDTIYSADDIGLVPYVVDKQQLFPGLRNAVKLLKEGERATFLFPSSLGYGYHGDDDKIAPLTPLKSTVEILEIKKHKDSIN from the coding sequence ATGAAAAAATTGCTGCCCATTTTAATGATAGCAACGATTTTTGCCTGTAAGGAGCCCGAGCCAAGACGCCCGGTACAGGTAAAATCAGGGAGTTTTCTCAAGGAGACCGTAGAACGCAACAAACAGATCCTTGCCGCCGAGGAAGCCCTTATAGCAAACATTATAGCGAAAGACACCGCCAACCAATACCGGGAAAGTGCTTCGGGTTTTTGGTACTACTACGAAAAACAAAATGATACCAGTGCCTACACCCCTAGGCCAAAAGACGGCGTGCTACTATCGTACAACGTATTGACCCTTGCCAACGACACCATTTATAGTGCAGACGACATCGGATTGGTTCCGTATGTGGTCGACAAGCAACAGCTTTTCCCCGGATTGCGAAATGCGGTGAAACTATTGAAAGAAGGTGAACGGGCCACCTTTTTGTTTCCCTCATCACTAGGGTATGGGTACCATGGCGATGACGATAAGATTGCCCCCCTCACCCCTTTGAAGTCAACTGTGGAGATATTGGAAATAAAAAAACATAAAGACAGTATTAATTAA